A stretch of the Hydra vulgaris chromosome 09, alternate assembly HydraT2T_AEP genome encodes the following:
- the LOC136085216 gene encoding uncharacterized protein LOC136085216, producing MLCISLQVELSQLQQKYKFIQLQLQYQLQLQRSLYDCLCIDYKLPSIRTLTRLTSKISSMEDLSFINSIFMNLNPLKRISILLIDEVYVKASLLYQRGALFGQAVNYPEKLAKTILSFMIICLFGGPEFICRAEPVANLSSEFQFAQCQQIVYTINNIENSKTLVIITDGNRVNQRLFGMFKTVDSKPWLTTSGIYLLYDYVHLLKSIRNNWLTKKTGELQFLNNKELALAKWSDLETIYKAECNSLFKLSKLTAKSVYPKPIERQSVKFCLSVFLQRNTPGAGIRFRNELCEEIHSVGDQQLQLLRDIAELSNFMKPTGKRVKQLTLDTSNSIAHSCYGFIDLGSGGTSFIYAKSVIEKINIQLTKLILQLDIPVDGIDGHTCDICFRDISTDEKELLDNIHDLESSVNKSTLVAIVYIAGYVQKSEIKIYDDSTNYYYKYIQQLQQAPLKKIRPPKKKHTKITTSIPVINKNNLSPANLRFWANNPCSLNKNKRNEAIARLHNLEVKNTPHILFFTETWYNGTSDTVIPGYQIHRRDRDGRGGGVAIYIQEEITTLETNFAQLNSDSIEQMWRVIKLGNNSIVLGCIYRPHDLNDEILKNCIASIKASKAAAQRLECDFIIIYGDFNFSNTFYEYIEIGGGVATTAHVLNERPGDMKFQDCLNKCLLTQLITFKTYRSNRFSEPNSTLDLVITDKPDLLLEIKEEDSFGDTPMGQSHALITGRFVLNDKIKVPPIVQRKRYICSRADYANFSLKLSSTNWKSLFENCSANECYNLFLEVYDELATELIPSTTLPFKKKHEPWITDEVLKAIRTKQELWNKYIASGRHTHRELKDKHKEACRNVTKTLRLAVLKYEENLANLYKNDPKKLHAHIKNKTNSKYVFKSIETIDGTISTDLQIICTTLNNYFQSVFVNEPDGPVPELEPRTDNKCILDENIFSINDIRARLANLDESKSLGNDNVHPRVLKHCAEAFALPLTLVFKKSFSTSTIPDLWKKSKVTPIFKKGSKLRASNYRPVSLTSIPCKIFESILHEKIMLHCNLNGLISIAQHGFVQRKSCLTNLLETRDFLTEAAHKKYPVGMIYTDFAKAFDKVPHNRLLSKLKAYGISGKALMWINAWLNNRQQRVVIDTHSTAKIFTSDWKKVTSGVPQGSVLGPLLFVLFINDLPDNITSQFKLYADDSKIMNMIKSNEDMLALQSDIDQAIKWSHKWLMFFNVEKCKTMHVGRGN from the exons ATGCTGTGTATCTCTTTGCAAGTCGAACTATCTcaactacaacaaaaatataaatttatacaactaCAACTACAATATCAATTACAACTACAACGAAGTTTATATGATTGTTTGTGTATTGACTACAAGTTGCCAAGTATAAGGACTTTAACACGATTGACTTCAAAAATAAGCTCAATGGAGGACCTAAGTTtcataaatagtatttttatgaatttaaatccattaaaaagaatttccaTACTACTAATTGATGAGGTCTATGTCAAAGCTTCATTACTTTACCAAAGAGGTGCTTTGTTTGGTCAAGCAGTAAACTACCCTGAAAAGTtagctaaaacaattttatcatttatgatTATATGTCTTTTTGGAGGTCCAGAATTTATATGTAGAGCTGAACCTGTTGCAAATCTTTCCTCTGAATTTCAGTTTGCTCAATGTCAACAAATTGtctatacaataaataatattgaaaatagtaaGACACTGGTAATAATTACTGATGGTAACCGTGTAAATCAAAGACTTTTTGGAATGTTTAAAACAGTTGATAGTAAACCATGGTTAACAACATcaggtatatatttattgtatgaTTATGTGCATCTACTAAAATCTATACGAAACAATTGGTTGACAAAAAAGACTGGGGAACTTcaatttttgaacaataaagAACTGGCTTTGGCTAAGTGGAGTGATTTAGAAACAATATATAAAGCTGAGTGCAATAGTCTTTTTAAACTCTCTAAACTTACAGCTAAATCAGTTTATCCAAAACCAATAGAGAGACAATCTGTAAagttttgtttgtctgtttttttgcaaagaaaca CACCTGGTGCTGGCATTCGGTTTAGAAATGAATTATGCGAAGAAATCCACTCAGTTGGTGATCAACAGTTACAACTGCTACGAGATATTGCTGAACTGTCAAATTTTATGAAACCTACAGGTAAGCGTGTAAAACAGCTTACGCTAGATACTAGCAATTCGATAGCGCATTCATGTTATGGCTTTATTGATCTT GGATCTGGAGGTACTTCCTTTATATACGCTAAATctgtaattgaaaaaattaatattcaacTTACTAAACTGATATTACAACTTGACATTCCTGTTGATGGTATCGATGGTCATACTTGTGACATATGTTTTAGAGATATTTCTACTGATGAAAAAGAACTTCTGGATAATATACATGATCTTGAAAGCTCAGTTAATAAATCTACATTAGTGGCTATAGTTTACATAGCTGGCTATGTGCAAAAAagcgaaataaaaatttatgatgaTTCTAccaattattattacaaatatatacagCAGCTACAACAAGCACCGCTCAAGAAAATTCGtccacctaaaaaaaaacacaccaaAATAACGACCAGCATCcctgtaataaataaaaataatctatcTCCTGCAAATCTCCGCTTTTGGGCCAACAATCCATGCTcgctaaataaaaacaaacgcAACGAAGCCATAGCCCGTTTACACAACTTAGAAGTTAAAAATACTCCTCACATTTTATTCTTCACCGAAACTTGGTACAACGGAACAAGCGACACGGTTATACCAGGCTATCAAATTCATCGAAGAGATAGAGACGGAAGAGGAGGTGGCGTGGCCATTTATATACAAGAAGAGATAACTACATTAGAAACCAATTTTGCACAATTGAACTCAGACTCCATTGAACAAATGTGGCGCGTTATTAAGCTTGGCAACAACTCAATTGTTCTCGGATGTATATATCGTCCACACGACCTAAATGACGAAATTCTCAAAAACTGTATAGCATCTATCAAAGCTTCAAAAGCTGCCGCCCAAAGGTTAGAGTGTGATTTCATTATAATCTATGGGGACTTTAATTTTAGCAACACATTTTATGAGTATATTGAGATTGGCGGTGGCGTGGCGACAACAGCGCACGTGCTAAATGAACGACCAGGAGACATGAAATTTCAAGATTGCTTAAACAAATGCCTACTCACACAATTGATCACCTTCAAAACATATCGTAGTAACAGATTTTCAGAGCCGAACAGTACTCTAGACCTAGTAATAACAGACAAACCAGATCTCTTGTTAGAAATAAAAGAAGAAGACTCGTTCGGGGACACTCCAATGGGACAATCTCATGCTCTAATCACGGGTCGATTTGTTCTGAACGACAAGATAAAAGTACCACCAATCGTGCAGCGAAAGCGCTATATCTGTAGCAGAGCCGACTACGCTAATTTCTCGCTAAAATTAAGTTCAACAAATTGGAAAAGCTTATTCGAAAACTGCTCAGCTAACGAATGTTACAATCTATTCCTAGAAGTGTACGACGAACTAGCAACAGAACTCATTCCGTCGACTACCTTGCCCTTCAAGAAGAAACACGAACCATGGATAACAGACGAAGTTTTAAAAGCTATTAGAACAAAACAAGAACTTTGGAATAAATATATTGCCTCTGGTCGCCATACACATAGAGAGCTCAAAGACAAGCACAAAGAAGCATGCAGAAATGTAACCAAAACTTTGAGATTAGCAGTGTTAAAATATGAAGAGAACCTagctaatttatataaaaatgaccCTAAAAAGCTACACGCtcatatcaaaaacaaaaccaACTCAAAATATGTATTCAAGTCCATAGAAACAATTGATGGAACAATTTCAACAGATCTTCAAATTATTTGCACAACCCTGAACAATTATTTCCAATCAGTATTTGTCAACGAGCCAGACGGACCTGTGCCGGAATTAGAACCCCGAACTGACAATAAATGTATATTAGACGAGAATATCTTTTCAATCAACGATATCCGTGCTCGACTCGCAAACCTAGACGAATCTAAATCTCTTGGTAATGATAACGTTCACCCTCGTGTACTCAAACACTGCGCAGAAGCTTTCGCATTGCCACTAACATTAGTTTTCAAGAAATCTTTCTCAACCAGCACTATACCAGACCTGTGGAAAAAATCTAAAGTCACGCCCATTTTCAAGAAAGGAAGCAAACTAAGAGCATCAAATTATAGACCAGTTTCTCTCACATCCATACCATGCAAAATATTCGAGAGTATattacatgaaaaaataatgcTACACTGTAACTTAAACGGTTTAATAAGCATAGCACAACACGGATTTGTTCAAAGAAAAAGCTGTTTGACTAATCTCCTCGAAACTCGCGACTTCCTCACAGAAGCTGCACACAAGAAGTATCCAGTCGGTATGATTTACACTGattttgcaaaagcatttgataaagtccCACATAATCGCCTATTGAGCAAATTGAAAGCATATGGCATCAGCGGGAAAGCACTAATGTGGATAAATGCTTGGCTTAACAATAGACAACAGCGTGTTGTCATTGATACTCACTCAACTGCTAAAATATTCACATCAGATTGGAAAAAAGTTACAAGTGGCGTCCCTCAAGGAAGTGTCCTCGGCCCTCTCCTTTTCgtactatttataaatgatctGCCGGACAACATTACCAGCCAGTTCAAGCTCTACGCAGATGATAGTAAAATTATGAACATGATAAAATCGAATGAAGATATGCTAGCTTTACAATCAGACATTGATCAAGCCATAAAATGGTCTCACAAATGGTTGATGTTCTTTAATGTGGAAAAATGCAAAACAATGCATGTCGGTCGAGGTAACTGA
- the LOC136085217 gene encoding uncharacterized protein LOC136085217 — MMFANDIVICSESREQVEVNLERWRYALESRGIKVSRSKTEYMCVNERADGGQVHLQGVDLVKVDEFTYLGSRIQSYGGSKREVKKRVQARWCGWHKVSGVICDRKLSARIKGKIYRTVVRPAMLYGLETVALTKRQVREMELSEMKMLRFSFGVTKKDRIRNEFIRGSAHVACFGNKVRESILRWFGHVQRRQESFIGRKVLGMELLGKMRRSRPKRRFMNAVMEDMRVVSVSVEDTYDRAKLRSLIRSGDP, encoded by the coding sequence ATGATGTTTGCTAATGACATTGTGATCTGTAGTGAGAGTAGGGAGCAAGTGGAGGTAAACTTGGAAAGATGGAGGTATGCTTTGGAAAGCAGGGGAATCAAAGTGAGCAGGAGTAAAACAGAGTACATGTGTGTGAATGAGAGGGCAGACGGTGGACAGGTCCACTTACAAGGAGTTGATTTGGTGAAGGTCGACGAGTTTACCTACTTAGGGTCGAGGATACAGAGTTATGGAGGAAGTAAAAGAGAGGTAAAGAAGAGAGTGCAGGCAAGGTGGTGTGGATGGCACAAAGTGTCTGGTGTGATCTGTGATAGAAAGTTGTCGGCTAGAATAAAGGGTAAGATCTATAGGACAGTAGTGAGACCTGCTATGTTGTATGGACTGGAGACAGTGGCTCTGACAAAGAGACAGGTGAGGGAGATGGAGTTGTCTGAGATGAAGATGTTAAGATTCTCATTTGGAGTGACGAAGAAGGATAGGATCAGAAATGAGTTTATTAGAGGATCAGCACATGTAGCATGTTTTGGAAATAAAGTTAGAGAATCGATATTAAGATGGTTTGGACATGTACAGAGGAGACAGGAGAGTTTTATTGGCAGGAAGGTTTTGGGGATGGAACTTCTAGGTAAGATGAGGAGAAGTAGACCGAAGAGGAGGTTCATGAATGCAGTGATGGAGGATATGAGAGTGGTTAGTGTGTCAGTGGAGGACACTTATGACAGGGCTAAATTGAGGAGTTTGATCCGCAGTGGCGACCCCTAA